In Bombus affinis isolate iyBomAffi1 chromosome 8, iyBomAffi1.2, whole genome shotgun sequence, the following proteins share a genomic window:
- the LOC126919530 gene encoding glucose 1,6-bisphosphate synthase isoform X2, with product MAVKISVNTGNIELDNKINEWLQWNKDAVAEHEIQELILNNDNKVLFNLFLKRLEFGTAGLRGCMGPGYSQMNDLVIVQTGQGLSMYLLDSIVDVTEKGVIIGYDGRHCSKRFAELTAAIFVARNIKVYLFSKVVPTPFIPYGVLKYKCAAGIMITASHNPKNDNGYKVYWENGAQIISPYDKEIQKYILKNLEPMESSWEVTKVHRSSLYRDPWDDVMQSYFNDLKETVLYPEVNKNTILKFTYTPMHGVGYQYMTAAFNAANFKPFIVVEEQKLPDPEFPTVKFPNPEEGKSALDLSIQVADKNSSSVILANDPDADRLACATKMKNDEWYIFSGNELGALLGWWMMHKYQVQHPDTDFSNVYMLASTVSSKILASMAKHDGFNFEETLTGFKWMGNRTVELEKMGKVVLFAYEEAIGFMCGSKVRDKDGISAGMHIAELSAYLETMGLTLHDLLNEIYTQYGHHISKNSYWICHEPSVIKKIFERLRTYSGKPNTYPTNILNGKYIIIGVRDLTTGYDNTKPENTAVLPTSKSSQMITFTFKNGLVITLRTSGTEPKIKYYSELCASPDEQDIEALKGILDEMVSAVVMEFLQPEINCLLPRIS from the exons atgGCTGTAAAAATTTCTGTTAATACTGGAAATATTGAGTtggataataaaattaatgaatGGTTACAATGGAATAAG GATGCAGTTGCTGAACATGAAATTCAAGAGCTAATCCTTAACAATGATAATAAAgttttgtttaatttatttttaaaaaggcTTGAATTTGGTACAGCTGGCTTAAGAGGTTGTATGGGTCCAGGATATAGTCAAATGAATGATTTAGTTATAGTTCAAACTGGTCAAGGGTTATCAATGTATTTACTTGATAGCATTGTTGATGTAACTGAAAAAGGTGTCATAATAGGATATGATGGACGCCATTGCAGTAAAAG ATTTGCAGAATTGACTGCTGCAATTTTTGTGGcaagaaatataaaagtatatctGTTTTCAAAAGTTGTACCAACTCCCTTTATACCTTATGgtgtattaaaatataagtgTGCAGCTGGAATAATGATTACAGCATCTCACAATCCTAAGAATGATAATGGATATAAAGTTTATTGGGAAAATGGTGCACAAATAATATCACCATACGATAAAGAAATCCAAAAATATATACTTAAAAATCTTGAACCAATGGAATCTTCATGGGAAGTAACAAAAGTCCATCGCAGTTCTTTATATCGAGATCCATGGGATGATGTTATGCAATCTTATTTTAATGATCTCAAAGAAACTGTTTTATATCCAGAAGtgaataaaaatacaatattaaaatttacttaCACTCCTATGCATGGTGTAGGATATCAATATATGACTGCAGCTTTTAATGCTGCAAATTTTAAG CCATTTATAGTAGTTGAGGAACAAAAGTTACCTGATCCAGAATTTCCAACTGTTAAATTTCCAAATCCAGAAGAAGGAAAAAGTGCTTTAGATCTTAGCATACAAGTAGCAGATAAAAATTCTTCTTCTGTTATTCTTGCTAATGATCCTGATGCAGATAGACTAGCTTGTGCTACAAAAATGAAAAA TGATGAATGGTATATTTTCTCTGGTAATGAATTGGGAGCACTTTTGGGATGGTGGATGATGCATAAGTATCAAGTACAACATCCTGATACAGATTTCTCAAATGTATACATGTTGGCATCAACAGTCTCAAGTAAAATTTTAGCATCAATGGCTAAACACGATGGATTTAATTTTGAA GAAACTTTAACGGGTTTTAAGTGGATGGGTAATAGAACTGTAGAATTAGAAAAAATGGGTAAAGTAGTTTTGTTTGCATATGAAGAAGCTATAGGGTTTATGTGTGGTTCAAAAGTTCGTGATAAAGATGGCATAAGTGCTGGAATGCACATAGCAGAATTATCAGCCTATCTTGAAACTATGGGACTCACTCTTCACGACTtgttaaatgaaatatatactcA ATATGGACACCATATTTCTAAAAATTCATATTGGATTTGTCATGAGCCAAGTGTAAtcaagaaaatatttgaaagattACGAACATACTCTGGCAAACCAAATACA TATCCAACAAATATTCTTAATGGGAAGTATATTATAATAGGTGTGCGTGATCTGACAACTGGCTATGATAACACAAAACCAGAAAATACTGCTGTTTTACCTACTTCGAAATCTAGTCAAATGATAAcatttacatttaaaaatgGCTTGGTTATAACATTAAGAACTAGCGGTACTGAGCccaaaattaaatattacagtGAATTATGTGCTTCTCCTGATGAACA AGATATTGAAGCCTTGAAAGGCATTCTTGATGAGATGGTATCAGCTGTTGTGATGGAGTTTCTTCAACCTGAAATAAACTGTCTTCTACCTCGTAttagttaa
- the LOC126919530 gene encoding phosphopentomutase isoform X1: MTYTDNRLFCIGIYIWIYIGIYIFNMAVKISVNTGNIELDNKINEWLQWNKDAVAEHEIQELILNNDNKVLFNLFLKRLEFGTAGLRGCMGPGYSQMNDLVIVQTGQGLSMYLLDSIVDVTEKGVIIGYDGRHCSKRFAELTAAIFVARNIKVYLFSKVVPTPFIPYGVLKYKCAAGIMITASHNPKNDNGYKVYWENGAQIISPYDKEIQKYILKNLEPMESSWEVTKVHRSSLYRDPWDDVMQSYFNDLKETVLYPEVNKNTILKFTYTPMHGVGYQYMTAAFNAANFKPFIVVEEQKLPDPEFPTVKFPNPEEGKSALDLSIQVADKNSSSVILANDPDADRLACATKMKNDEWYIFSGNELGALLGWWMMHKYQVQHPDTDFSNVYMLASTVSSKILASMAKHDGFNFEETLTGFKWMGNRTVELEKMGKVVLFAYEEAIGFMCGSKVRDKDGISAGMHIAELSAYLETMGLTLHDLLNEIYTQYGHHISKNSYWICHEPSVIKKIFERLRTYSGKPNTYPTNILNGKYIIIGVRDLTTGYDNTKPENTAVLPTSKSSQMITFTFKNGLVITLRTSGTEPKIKYYSELCASPDEQDIEALKGILDEMVSAVVMEFLQPEINCLLPRIS; the protein is encoded by the exons ATGACATATACTGATAACAG gtTATTCTGTATTGGGATATATATCTGGATATATATTGggatatatatttttaacatgGCTGTAAAAATTTCTGTTAATACTGGAAATATTGAGTtggataataaaattaatgaatGGTTACAATGGAATAAG GATGCAGTTGCTGAACATGAAATTCAAGAGCTAATCCTTAACAATGATAATAAAgttttgtttaatttatttttaaaaaggcTTGAATTTGGTACAGCTGGCTTAAGAGGTTGTATGGGTCCAGGATATAGTCAAATGAATGATTTAGTTATAGTTCAAACTGGTCAAGGGTTATCAATGTATTTACTTGATAGCATTGTTGATGTAACTGAAAAAGGTGTCATAATAGGATATGATGGACGCCATTGCAGTAAAAG ATTTGCAGAATTGACTGCTGCAATTTTTGTGGcaagaaatataaaagtatatctGTTTTCAAAAGTTGTACCAACTCCCTTTATACCTTATGgtgtattaaaatataagtgTGCAGCTGGAATAATGATTACAGCATCTCACAATCCTAAGAATGATAATGGATATAAAGTTTATTGGGAAAATGGTGCACAAATAATATCACCATACGATAAAGAAATCCAAAAATATATACTTAAAAATCTTGAACCAATGGAATCTTCATGGGAAGTAACAAAAGTCCATCGCAGTTCTTTATATCGAGATCCATGGGATGATGTTATGCAATCTTATTTTAATGATCTCAAAGAAACTGTTTTATATCCAGAAGtgaataaaaatacaatattaaaatttacttaCACTCCTATGCATGGTGTAGGATATCAATATATGACTGCAGCTTTTAATGCTGCAAATTTTAAG CCATTTATAGTAGTTGAGGAACAAAAGTTACCTGATCCAGAATTTCCAACTGTTAAATTTCCAAATCCAGAAGAAGGAAAAAGTGCTTTAGATCTTAGCATACAAGTAGCAGATAAAAATTCTTCTTCTGTTATTCTTGCTAATGATCCTGATGCAGATAGACTAGCTTGTGCTACAAAAATGAAAAA TGATGAATGGTATATTTTCTCTGGTAATGAATTGGGAGCACTTTTGGGATGGTGGATGATGCATAAGTATCAAGTACAACATCCTGATACAGATTTCTCAAATGTATACATGTTGGCATCAACAGTCTCAAGTAAAATTTTAGCATCAATGGCTAAACACGATGGATTTAATTTTGAA GAAACTTTAACGGGTTTTAAGTGGATGGGTAATAGAACTGTAGAATTAGAAAAAATGGGTAAAGTAGTTTTGTTTGCATATGAAGAAGCTATAGGGTTTATGTGTGGTTCAAAAGTTCGTGATAAAGATGGCATAAGTGCTGGAATGCACATAGCAGAATTATCAGCCTATCTTGAAACTATGGGACTCACTCTTCACGACTtgttaaatgaaatatatactcA ATATGGACACCATATTTCTAAAAATTCATATTGGATTTGTCATGAGCCAAGTGTAAtcaagaaaatatttgaaagattACGAACATACTCTGGCAAACCAAATACA TATCCAACAAATATTCTTAATGGGAAGTATATTATAATAGGTGTGCGTGATCTGACAACTGGCTATGATAACACAAAACCAGAAAATACTGCTGTTTTACCTACTTCGAAATCTAGTCAAATGATAAcatttacatttaaaaatgGCTTGGTTATAACATTAAGAACTAGCGGTACTGAGCccaaaattaaatattacagtGAATTATGTGCTTCTCCTGATGAACA AGATATTGAAGCCTTGAAAGGCATTCTTGATGAGATGGTATCAGCTGTTGTGATGGAGTTTCTTCAACCTGAAATAAACTGTCTTCTACCTCGTAttagttaa
- the LOC126919536 gene encoding START domain-containing protein 10-like isoform X2, whose translation MDIGIVKIAEDKDFEKLKHLYDDNNDWRLDYNKPDLSVWTKSVSGISFRMVKIRTRFADVLPETLYDVLHDPEYRKVWDTHMIESKDIGFFNPNNDIGYYSMACPSPLKNRDFVLQRSWLDTGIEQLILNHSVFHKDYPPRKQFVRATSYLTGYIVRPSRNGDGSELGYVSHTDPHGKLPVWLVNKVTQIFAPRMVKKLHKASVAYPNWKLLNNPNYKPWHFPEQIASPRIRIEDEF comes from the exons ATGGATATTGGAATAGTTAAAATTGCTGAAGATAAGGATTTTGAGAAGTTGAAACATTTATATGATGATAATAATGATTGGAGATTAGATTATAATAAACCTGATTTATCAGTTTGGACAAAGTCTGTATCAGGAATTAGTTTTAGAATGGTAAAG ATTAGAACACGTTTTGCCGATGTTCTACCAGAAACATTATATGATGTGTTACATGACCCTGAGTATAGAAAGGTTTGGGACACCCATATGATTGAATCAAAAGACATAGGCTTTTTTAATCCAAATAACGATATTGGTTATTATTCAA TGGCCTGTCCATCTCCATTGAAAAACAGAGATTTTGTTCTACAAAGATCATGGCTTGATACTGGTATAGAGCAATTAATTTTGAATCATTCTGTTTTTCATAAAGATTATCCACCAAGAAAACAATTTGTACGAGCAACATCTTATCTTACAG GATATATAGTAAGACCATCTCGAAATGGTGATGGTTCTGAATTAGGCTATGTCTCTCATACTGATCCACATGGAAAATTACCAGTATGGTTGGTTAATAAAGTTACGCAAATATTTGCTCCAAGA ATGgttaaaaaattacataaaGCTTCTGTAGCTTACCCTAATTGGAAATTACTTAATAACCCAAATTATAAACCTTGGCATTTCCCTGAACAAATTGCATCACCACGTATAAGAATTGAGGAT GAATTTTGA
- the LOC126919536 gene encoding START domain-containing protein 10-like isoform X1 gives MDIGIVKIAEDKDFEKLKHLYDDNNDWRLDYNKPDLSVWTKSVSGISFRMVKIRTRFADVLPETLYDVLHDPEYRKVWDTHMIESKDIGFFNPNNDIGYYSMACPSPLKNRDFVLQRSWLDTGIEQLILNHSVFHKDYPPRKQFVRATSYLTGYIVRPSRNGDGSELGYVSHTDPHGKLPVWLVNKVTQIFAPRMVKKLHKASVAYPNWKLLNNPNYKPWHFPEQIASPRIRIEDCVKSAEEKNSKNYYVDESELKESVTMDSD, from the exons ATGGATATTGGAATAGTTAAAATTGCTGAAGATAAGGATTTTGAGAAGTTGAAACATTTATATGATGATAATAATGATTGGAGATTAGATTATAATAAACCTGATTTATCAGTTTGGACAAAGTCTGTATCAGGAATTAGTTTTAGAATGGTAAAG ATTAGAACACGTTTTGCCGATGTTCTACCAGAAACATTATATGATGTGTTACATGACCCTGAGTATAGAAAGGTTTGGGACACCCATATGATTGAATCAAAAGACATAGGCTTTTTTAATCCAAATAACGATATTGGTTATTATTCAA TGGCCTGTCCATCTCCATTGAAAAACAGAGATTTTGTTCTACAAAGATCATGGCTTGATACTGGTATAGAGCAATTAATTTTGAATCATTCTGTTTTTCATAAAGATTATCCACCAAGAAAACAATTTGTACGAGCAACATCTTATCTTACAG GATATATAGTAAGACCATCTCGAAATGGTGATGGTTCTGAATTAGGCTATGTCTCTCATACTGATCCACATGGAAAATTACCAGTATGGTTGGTTAATAAAGTTACGCAAATATTTGCTCCAAGA ATGgttaaaaaattacataaaGCTTCTGTAGCTTACCCTAATTGGAAATTACTTAATAACCCAAATTATAAACCTTGGCATTTCCCTGAACAAATTGCATCACCACGTATAAGAATTGAGGAT TGTGTAAAGTCTGCAGaagaaaaaaattcaaaaaattatTATGTTGATGAATCAGAATTAAAAGAGTCAGTTACAATGGACAGTGATTAG
- the LOC126919536 gene encoding START domain-containing protein 10-like isoform X3 — translation MDIGIVKIAEDKDFEKLKHLYDDNNDWRLDYNKPDLSVWTKSVSGISFRMVKIRTRFADVLPETLYDVLHDPEYRKVWDTHMIESKDIGFFNPNNDIGYYSMACPSPLKNRDFVLQRSWLDTGIEQLILNHSVFHKDYPPRKQFVRATSYLTGYIVRPSRNGDGSELGYVSHTDPHGKLPVWLVNKVTQIFAPRMVKKLHKASVAYPNWKLLNNPNYKPWHFPEQIASPRIRIEDIQ, via the exons ATGGATATTGGAATAGTTAAAATTGCTGAAGATAAGGATTTTGAGAAGTTGAAACATTTATATGATGATAATAATGATTGGAGATTAGATTATAATAAACCTGATTTATCAGTTTGGACAAAGTCTGTATCAGGAATTAGTTTTAGAATGGTAAAG ATTAGAACACGTTTTGCCGATGTTCTACCAGAAACATTATATGATGTGTTACATGACCCTGAGTATAGAAAGGTTTGGGACACCCATATGATTGAATCAAAAGACATAGGCTTTTTTAATCCAAATAACGATATTGGTTATTATTCAA TGGCCTGTCCATCTCCATTGAAAAACAGAGATTTTGTTCTACAAAGATCATGGCTTGATACTGGTATAGAGCAATTAATTTTGAATCATTCTGTTTTTCATAAAGATTATCCACCAAGAAAACAATTTGTACGAGCAACATCTTATCTTACAG GATATATAGTAAGACCATCTCGAAATGGTGATGGTTCTGAATTAGGCTATGTCTCTCATACTGATCCACATGGAAAATTACCAGTATGGTTGGTTAATAAAGTTACGCAAATATTTGCTCCAAGA ATGgttaaaaaattacataaaGCTTCTGTAGCTTACCCTAATTGGAAATTACTTAATAACCCAAATTATAAACCTTGGCATTTCCCTGAACAAATTGCATCACCACGTATAAGAATTGAGGAT atacaataa
- the LOC126919529 gene encoding protein HIRA homolog: protein MKLVKPNWVTHDGYPIFSVDIHPDGKRLATGGQGGDSGRVVIWNMEPVISEIAELDENIPKMLCQLDNHLACVNCVRWSNNGLLASGGVDKLIMIWRLSGGSGGSSIFGGKSSIETWRCIATLRSHEADVLDLAWAPHSPWLASASVDNSVIVWDASKFPAIVAVLKGHTGFVKGITWDPVGKYLASQSDDKTLRVWRTTDWTEAALISEPFDECGGTTHVLRLSWSPDGQYLVSAHAMNGGGPTAQIIERDGWTQDKDFVGHRKAVTCVRFNGNILQKKQPGSSKQYCCVAIGSRDRSLSVWLTSLKRPLVVIHELFTHSVLDASWSPCGLRLAACSWDGSVVLIEFTQQELGQPLDPAEQSSLHERLYGKPLVQGGCTVMEAPELLNLKTSTQSTQPTSAPPNINLVHPPTTTTTTPVKGPINKQIETRTSDGKRRITPMFIPPPSDTMDSSNNPLGTPTFTSQVKSSIVIEKRNDVVTPNVTSSLNSTNINNQSSTLTLKRRDQSTPKSYHTPFNKKPKIASERNINQVILPPLKPSSSLSQQAGHYAVTVTNSQGLAHLQVFKGTDSEPTWDLYLGYSAVALAASPTVIALGLEDGSLHTFHPTKGSRPAPPLAPPAPLAKVHAVGNAVMVISSCGAVRVWEIGYSCRMIVSTSAAHLAVPGTSLLSCTLYNGMPHLAFTNARAYIYHKEMGTWLLIGDSQDPIWRWASFNASSASGNRAPRGPLSSLQEGLFRTASNTFPNPRLPHSAPSVVSYLEQQLLASKALGSAQEYIHWLMALVSFLLTQDGLEKRLRLILDEFLGPSHTTASKSIWDPLILGIKKHKLLEDVLSVIGGHLRWQRLYLEYMEQLTTLKNQTN from the exons ATGAAACTAGTAAAACCTAATTGGGTTACGCACGATG GATATCCAATTTTTTCCGTGGATATACACCCGGATGGAAAAAGGCTTGCCACTGGTGGACAAG gTGGAGATTCCGGAAGGGTTGTTATTTGGAATATGGAGCCAGTAATTAGTGAAATTGCTGAATTAGATGAAAATATACCAAAAATGTTGTGTCAATTAGATAATCACCTTG CTTGTGTCAATTGTGTAAGATGGAGTAACAATGGTTTGCTGGCATCAGGTGGTGTAGATAAACTGATCATGATTTGGAGATTGTCAGGTGGATCGGGTGGAAGTTCAATATTTGGTGGAAAATCTAGTATTGAAACATGGCGTTGCATAGCTACATTACGTTCTCATGAAGCTGATGTACTTGATCTTGCATGGGCACCACATAGTCCATGGTTAGCTTCTGCATCTGTAGACAATAGCGTAATTGTGTGGGATGCATCAAAATTTCCAGCTATTGTAGCTGTATTAAAGGGCCATACAGGATTTGTAAAAGGAATTACGTGGGATCCAGTAGGAAAATATTTAGCATCACAATCTGATGATAAGACGTTAAGAGTATGGCGTACAACAGATTGGACAGAAGCAGCACTGATATCAGAACCATTTGATGAATGTGGTGGAACAACACATGTTCTAAGACTTTCTTGGAGTCCAGATGGACAATATTTAGTATCAGCTCATGCAATGAATGGTGGAGGTCCCACAGCTCAAATAATTGAAAGGGATGGATGGACACAAGATAAAGACTTTGTTGGTCATCGTAAAGCTGTTACTTGTGTG AGATTTAATGGTAACATTCTACAAAAAAAGCAACCAGGTTCCTCTAAACAGTATTGCTGTGTTGCTATAGGATCACGCGATCGTTCTCTATCTGTCTGGTTGACGTCCTTAAAAAGACCTTTAGTAGTAATACATGAATTATTTACACATTCAGTCTTAGATGCTAGTTGGTCACCATGTGGTCTTCGATTAGCTGCTTGTTCTTGGGATGGATCTGTTGTACTTATTGAGTTTACACAGCAGGAATTAGGTCAACCATTAGATCCTGCTGAACAA AGTAGTCTTCATGAACGATTATATGGTAAACCGTTAGTTCAAGGTGGTTGTACTGTAATGGAAGCACCCGAGCTTCTTAATCTAAAAACATCGACACAATCGACACAACCAACTTCAGCACCTCCAAATATAAATTTAGTACATCCACCCACTACTACTACAACTACTCCTGTTAAAGGCCCAATTAATAAGCAAATTGAAACAAGGACATCAGATGGTAAAAGGCGAATAACACCAATGTTTATACCACCACCATCTGATACAAT GGATTCGTCAAATAATCCACTAGGAACTCCAACATTTACAAGCCAAGTAAAAAGTTCCATTGTTATTGAGAAACGAAACGACGTCGTAACGCCTAATGTTACTTCGTCTTTAAATTCGACAAATATAAACAACCAAAGTTCTACTCTTACTTTAAAACGTCGTGACCAGTCGACTCCAAAATCTTATCATACACCATTTAACAAGAAACCAAAAATTGCATctgaaagaaatataaatcaAGTTATACTTCCTCCATTAAAACCGTCCAGTTCATTGTCTCAACAAGCTGGTCACTATGCAGTAACTGTTACTAACAGCCAAGGTTTAGCTCATTTACAAGTATTTAAAGGCACAGATTCTGAACCTACTTGGGATTTGTATCTGGGATATAGCGCTGTAGCACTTGCAGCATCACCGACAGTTATAGCACTTGGGTTAGAAGATGGTAGCCTCCATACATTTCATCCTACAAAGGGAAGCCGTCCAGCACCTCCATTAGCACCGCCTGCACCACTTGCAAAAGTTCATGCAGTTGGAAATGCA GTAATGGTTATTTCAAGCTGTGGTGCTGTACGGGTATGGGAAATAGGATACTCATGTAGAATGATAGTTTCTACATCTGCTGCGCATTTAGCAGTACCTGGTACCTCTTTATTGTCCTGTACTTTATATAATGGAATGCCCCATTTAGCCTTCACGAACGCTAGAgcatatatatatcataaagaaatgg GTACATGGCTACTCATTGGTGACAGTCAAGATCCTATATGGCGCTGGGCTTCATTTAATGCATCAAGTGCATCTGGAAATAGAGCTCCTAGAGGTCCGTTATCTTCTTTGCAGGAAGGATTATTTAGAACTGCTAGTAATACTTTTCCCAATCCAAGGTTACCTCATAGTGCACCAAGTGTAGTATCATATTTAGAACAACAGCTACTTGCTTCCAAAGCTCTTGGAAGTGCTCAAGAATACATACACTGGCTCATGGCTTTAGTGTCATTTTTATTAACTCAag ACGGATTAGAAAAACGTCTAAGGTTAATTTTAGACGAATTTTTGGGTCCAAGTCATACAACAGCTTCTAAGAGCATATGGGATCCTTTAATTTTG GGGATTAAAAAACATAAACTTTTGGAGGATGTATTATCTGTTATTGGAGGACATCTTCGCTGGCAAAGATTATATCTTGAGTACATGGAACAGTTGACAACACTGAAAAATCAAACtaattaa